A stretch of Chitinophagaceae bacterium DNA encodes these proteins:
- a CDS encoding phosphoglycerate kinase, with protein MSKFSNFNFSGHKALIRVDFNVPLDASHNITDDTRMRATIPTIKKILGDGGSVILMSHLGRPKEGPTEKYSLKHLVKHLYGLLNSPPAGGEGGGDGSTRVFFADNCIGEQAALTASMLKPGEVLLLENLRFYKEEEKGDEAFAEKLSKLGDVYVNDAFGTAHRAHASTAVIAKFFPAEKRMFGLLMEGEVVSAEKVLHGSEKPFTAIIGGAKVSDKILIIENLLQRATDIIIGGGMAYSFLKARGGKIGSSLCEDDRLQTALDILEQAKQKNVSIHLPEDSVIADKFAADANTDVRPSDAIPDGWMGLDIGPKATGIFNEVIGKSRTILWNGPMGVFEMEKFQAGTKAIAESVAASTANGAFSLVGGGDSVAAVNKFNLADKVSYVSTGGGAMLEYFEGKTLPGIKAISG; from the coding sequence ATGTCAAAATTCAGCAACTTCAATTTCTCAGGCCATAAAGCATTAATTCGTGTTGACTTCAATGTACCACTGGATGCGTCCCACAACATCACCGACGATACCCGGATGCGGGCAACGATCCCGACCATTAAGAAAATACTGGGCGATGGGGGCAGTGTTATTTTAATGAGCCACCTCGGCAGGCCAAAAGAGGGCCCCACTGAAAAATACTCTTTAAAGCACCTGGTAAAACATTTGTACGGATTGCTTAACTCCCCGCCAGCCGGCGGGGAAGGGGGCGGAGACGGCAGCACCCGGGTCTTCTTTGCCGATAATTGTATTGGCGAGCAGGCGGCACTCACGGCATCCATGCTTAAACCGGGTGAAGTGCTGTTGCTGGAAAACCTTCGCTTTTATAAAGAAGAAGAAAAAGGCGATGAGGCATTTGCAGAAAAATTAAGCAAGCTGGGCGATGTGTATGTGAATGATGCGTTTGGTACTGCTCACCGGGCACATGCTTCTACGGCCGTTATTGCAAAATTCTTCCCGGCAGAAAAAAGAATGTTTGGTTTGCTGATGGAAGGAGAAGTGGTAAGTGCGGAAAAGGTATTGCATGGTTCGGAGAAACCTTTTACGGCAATCATCGGAGGGGCGAAGGTTTCAGATAAGATTCTCATCATTGAAAATCTTTTGCAGCGGGCTACGGATATCATCATCGGCGGCGGTATGGCGTACAGCTTTTTAAAAGCAAGGGGTGGTAAGATAGGTTCTTCTCTTTGTGAAGACGACCGCCTGCAGACCGCCCTGGATATCCTGGAGCAAGCGAAGCAAAAGAATGTAAGCATTCATTTACCCGAGGACTCTGTGATCGCCGATAAGTTTGCTGCCGATGCAAATACCGATGTTCGCCCCAGCGATGCCATTCCCGATGGCTGGATGGGCCTGGACATTGGTCCCAAGGCAACCGGCATCTTCAATGAAGTGATCGGTAAATCAAGAACGATCTTGTGGAATGGCCCGATGGGGGTTTTTGAAATGGAAAAATTCCAGGCAGGAACCAAAGCCATTGCGGAGTCAGTGGCAGCATCTACTGCAAACGGCGCTTTCAGCCTGGTGGGCGGCGGCGACAGTGTGGCGGCGGTGAATAAATTCAACCTGGCAGATAAAGTAAGCTATGTAAGTACGGGCGGGGGCGCCATGCTGGAGTATTTCGAGGGAAAAACGCTTCCCGGAATAAAGGCTATTAGTGGTTAG
- a CDS encoding DUF1211 domain-containing protein, which yields MGKGRLEAFSDGVLAIIITIMVLEMKVPHGSELAALKPLLPVFISYVLSFIYLGIYWNNHHHLMHIVHKVTGTVLWSNIHLLFWLSLIPFTTAWMGENNFSFWPVVLYGVVLLMAAIAYYILAHCLTNVHGKDSALAQALGKDRKGIISIILYALGIGFSFLNSWIGFSLYVAVAVIWFIPDKRIENNMNK from the coding sequence ATGGGAAAAGGAAGGTTAGAAGCATTCAGTGATGGAGTACTTGCCATCATTATCACCATCATGGTACTGGAAATGAAAGTTCCGCATGGCAGCGAGCTGGCAGCATTGAAACCGCTGCTTCCGGTATTCATCAGTTATGTGCTCAGCTTCATATACCTGGGTATATACTGGAACAACCATCATCACTTAATGCATATAGTACATAAAGTAACAGGTACGGTGCTCTGGTCAAACATCCATCTCTTATTCTGGCTTTCACTCATTCCGTTCACCACTGCCTGGATGGGTGAGAATAACTTCAGTTTCTGGCCGGTGGTGCTGTATGGTGTTGTATTGCTGATGGCTGCGATCGCTTACTATATTTTAGCGCATTGCCTTACCAATGTACATGGAAAAGATTCTGCCCTGGCGCAGGCCTTAGGTAAAGACCGAAAGGGAATCATCTCTATAATCCTCTACGCACTGGGAATTGGCTTTTCTTTTCTGAACTCATGGATCGGATTTTCACTTTATGTTGCAGTGGCTGTTATATGGTTCATCCCGGATAAAAGAATAGAGAATAATATGAATAAGTAA
- a CDS encoding dihydrodipicolinate synthase family protein — protein MSFQWNGVFPALTTKFTADDQLDLPLFEKNLHAQLEAGVNGVVLGGTLGEASVLTTSEKEQLVKFAVEKCSGKVPVVLNIAEGSTREALQQAAYAKAWGAEGIMILPPMRYKSDHRETVTYFKTVADSTDLPIMIYNNPVDYKIEVTLDMFAELAACKNINAVKESTRDVTNVTRMRNRFGDRFRLLCGVDTLAMEELCLGADGWVAGLVCAFPKETVAIFNLVKAGKIEEATKIYRWFMPLLELDIHPKLVQYIKLAETQAGLGSEQVRAPRLMLIGKEREEILKIINEGIATRPAL, from the coding sequence ATGAGCTTTCAATGGAACGGTGTATTCCCTGCGCTTACTACAAAATTTACTGCAGATGACCAGTTAGACCTGCCCCTGTTTGAGAAAAATCTTCATGCCCAACTCGAAGCCGGGGTGAACGGCGTAGTACTTGGCGGCACCCTGGGTGAAGCCAGTGTGTTGACCACATCAGAAAAAGAACAACTGGTAAAATTTGCCGTAGAGAAATGTTCAGGTAAAGTTCCTGTGGTTTTAAATATTGCTGAAGGAAGTACAAGGGAAGCATTACAACAGGCTGCTTATGCAAAAGCCTGGGGAGCTGAAGGAATCATGATTTTACCACCTATGCGTTACAAAAGCGATCACCGGGAGACGGTCACTTATTTTAAAACAGTAGCTGATTCAACTGATCTTCCCATTATGATCTACAACAACCCGGTGGATTATAAGATTGAAGTAACACTGGATATGTTCGCCGAACTGGCCGCCTGCAAAAATATCAATGCCGTAAAAGAATCAACCCGGGATGTAACGAACGTAACAAGAATGAGGAACCGTTTTGGCGACCGGTTCAGGCTTTTATGTGGTGTGGATACGCTGGCCATGGAAGAACTTTGCCTGGGCGCTGATGGATGGGTAGCCGGATTGGTTTGTGCTTTTCCAAAAGAAACAGTTGCGATATTTAATTTGGTGAAAGCCGGTAAGATTGAAGAAGCCACCAAAATATACCGCTGGTTTATGCCCTTGTTGGAACTGGATATTCATCCCAAATTGGTGCAGTATATAAAACTGGCCGAAACACAGGCTGGGCTGGGCTCCGAACAGGTGAGGGCACCAAGACTGATGTTGATCGGGAAAGAAAGAGAAGAGATCCTGAAGATCATCAATGAAGGGATCGCTACGAGACCGGCGCTATAA
- a CDS encoding TPM domain-containing protein, with translation MKKLLSIFIALLVAVVSFSQKKTSPDELLKYKPTQLVNDFTNTLTAAQQQALERKLVAFDDSTTTQIAVVIIATLDGNDIADYNVKLGRAWGVGGKEFSNGVVLLIAKDDRKLNISTGYGVEGALPDITCNQIIEDIIVPNFKGDDYYRGIEEGTDAIIKAVKGEYKAPAEYHKKGKSSVLRIVFIIIIIILFLAMSGGRGGGGSFMSRRGFTAWTIGNILGSMGRSGGGGWSGGGGGSSGGFGGFGGGSFGGGGASGSW, from the coding sequence ATGAAGAAATTACTTTCCATATTTATTGCGCTGCTGGTTGCGGTTGTATCCTTTTCTCAAAAGAAAACCAGCCCGGATGAACTGCTGAAATATAAGCCCACACAACTTGTAAATGATTTCACCAATACGCTCACTGCTGCCCAGCAACAGGCATTGGAAAGGAAACTGGTGGCTTTTGACGACAGTACCACTACGCAAATTGCCGTTGTTATCATCGCTACCCTGGATGGGAATGATATTGCCGATTATAATGTAAAGCTCGGCCGGGCCTGGGGCGTAGGAGGGAAAGAATTCAGTAACGGGGTTGTTTTACTCATCGCCAAAGACGACCGTAAGCTGAATATATCAACCGGGTATGGCGTGGAAGGTGCATTGCCGGATATAACCTGCAACCAGATCATTGAAGACATCATTGTACCCAATTTCAAGGGAGATGATTATTACCGGGGGATCGAGGAAGGAACAGATGCCATCATCAAGGCTGTGAAGGGGGAATATAAGGCCCCGGCTGAATACCATAAAAAAGGCAAGAGTTCGGTCCTGCGGATCGTTTTTATCATCATCATCATCATCCTTTTCCTTGCCATGAGCGGTGGCAGGGGCGGCGGCGGTTCATTCATGAGCCGGCGTGGTTTTACCGCCTGGACAATTGGCAATATACTTGGCAGCATGGGAAGAAGCGGCGGAGGAGGCTGGAGCGGCGGCGGCGGCGGAAGCTCCGGTGGCTTTGGTGGTTTTGGAGGGGGAAGTTTTGGTGGTGGTGGGGCAAGTGGAAGCTGGTAG
- a CDS encoding 30S ribosomal protein S18 translates to MAKNEIKYLTAIKQEKRPKKYCRFKKMGIHYIDYKDAEFLKKFINEQGRLLPRRITGNSLKFQRKVGDAVKKARQMAILPYVTDLLK, encoded by the coding sequence ATGGCAAAAAATGAAATAAAATATCTTACTGCCATCAAGCAGGAGAAACGCCCGAAGAAATACTGCCGCTTTAAGAAAATGGGTATCCACTATATCGATTATAAGGATGCAGAATTTCTGAAAAAATTCATCAACGAACAAGGCAGACTGCTGCCACGCCGCATTACCGGGAACTCGCTTAAGTTCCAGCGTAAAGTAGGCGATGCCGTAAAAAAAGCCCGTCAAATGGCTATTTTACCATACGTTACGGATCTTTTAAAATAA
- a CDS encoding LemA family protein, which yields MKRTGLLVILGIVLILGFWGCNGYNGLVTADQDVKKVWSNVETNYQRRTDLYSSIIKTVEASANFEKSTLQAVVEARAKATSITVDINDPASLAAYQQAQANLQGSFSRLIASFEAYPDLKTTQAFRDFQAQIEGTENRINVARQDYNKSIEGYNLKVKRFPRSILAGVFGFKEKPFYKAEAGSEKNPEIKFDIK from the coding sequence ATGAAACGCACCGGATTATTAGTCATACTGGGCATTGTTCTTATTCTCGGTTTCTGGGGTTGCAATGGTTACAATGGGTTGGTAACAGCCGACCAGGATGTGAAGAAAGTATGGAGTAACGTGGAAACAAACTACCAGCGCCGTACCGACCTGTACAGCAGCATCATCAAAACAGTAGAAGCATCGGCCAATTTTGAAAAATCAACGTTGCAGGCTGTGGTGGAAGCAAGGGCAAAAGCAACTTCCATTACCGTGGATATCAACGACCCGGCTTCCCTGGCAGCCTACCAGCAGGCACAGGCAAACCTGCAGGGTTCTTTCAGCAGGTTGATCGCTTCCTTTGAAGCATATCCCGACCTTAAAACAACCCAGGCCTTCCGCGACTTCCAGGCTCAGATCGAAGGAACCGAGAACCGCATCAATGTGGCCCGCCAGGATTATAATAAGTCCATTGAAGGATACAACCTGAAGGTGAAGCGCTTCCCAAGAAGTATCCTGGCAGGTGTATTTGGGTTTAAGGAAAAACCTTTCTACAAAGCCGAAGCCGGCAGCGAAAAAAATCCTGAAATAAAATTCGACATAAAATAA
- a CDS encoding M1 family metallopeptidase, which yields MKKMLFLLALTAGPFLLMAQPGNAPADTSWKKVYRATPAKINDLVHTKLDVRFDYDKAWMYGKEWLTARPHFYPTDSLTLDAKGMDFKEVAMIRGTSKTPLKYDYDGMELRIKLDKTYKGGENYTVYIEYTSKPNEVKVKGSAAISDAKGLYFINPKGEEKDKPTQIWTQGETEATSVWCPTIDKPNQRTTQEMYMTVPAKYVTLSNGLLISQKKNADGTRTDYWKMDLPHAPYLFFMGVGDYKIIKDSYKGKEVSYYVEADQAPYARGVFGLTPEMIKFFSDKLGVDYPWQKYNQIVGRDYVSGAMENTTSTLHQEAAYQNARQLTDGNGWETVIAHELFHQWFGDYVTTESWSNITVNETMADYSQTLWMEYKYGKDAGDDENYQGMTQYFSNPNEAKKDLVRFKYSNKEDVFDLVSYQKGGRVQHMLRNYVGDDAYFRSLNSYLTTNKFKSGEAHQMRLAFEEVTGKDLSWFWNQWYFGSGHPVVKVDYNYDVPGKVMVIIEQTQKTDKVFTLPLAIDLYNGAAKKRYNVWAENKVDTFTFSYTQKPDLVNVDADKVMLWQKTDNKTAENFIHQLKYAPLYLDRKEALDFFGKKAMPELAEGLKDKYAPLRRSTINKLGTSKFKDDVKVIEAIEQIANTEKNRKTKAVAISFLAKKGDAKYKALFEKNISDSSYSVAGAALEGLQNLEPAKAYELAKKYSNDAKGDLGDVVNEIIMSEGTEADFDLVAGRYDKMPLSQEKVGGSATFAAYLEKVQNIANVKKGIDMIISFRNKVPEQFRGFVDPTIKGGLNKLGKAKGKEIEDYIAAGMK from the coding sequence ATGAAAAAAATGTTGTTTTTACTTGCTTTGACCGCAGGCCCGTTCTTACTGATGGCCCAGCCGGGTAATGCACCGGCGGACACATCCTGGAAAAAGGTTTACCGGGCCACCCCCGCCAAGATCAATGACCTTGTACATACAAAACTGGATGTTCGTTTTGACTACGACAAAGCCTGGATGTATGGAAAAGAATGGCTGACCGCCAGGCCCCACTTCTATCCTACGGATTCATTGACCCTGGATGCCAAAGGAATGGATTTCAAAGAAGTGGCAATGATCCGGGGAACTTCAAAAACTCCCCTGAAATATGATTATGATGGCATGGAGTTGAGAATTAAACTTGACAAAACCTATAAAGGCGGAGAAAATTACACGGTGTACATTGAATACACCAGTAAGCCAAATGAAGTAAAGGTGAAAGGAAGCGCTGCCATCAGCGATGCAAAAGGCCTGTATTTCATCAACCCGAAAGGAGAAGAAAAAGATAAGCCTACCCAGATCTGGACACAGGGCGAAACAGAAGCCACCAGCGTTTGGTGCCCCACCATTGACAAGCCAAACCAGAGAACAACCCAGGAAATGTACATGACCGTTCCTGCAAAATATGTTACCCTCAGCAATGGATTGCTTATAAGCCAGAAAAAAAATGCCGATGGTACCCGGACCGACTACTGGAAAATGGACCTGCCGCATGCTCCCTATCTTTTCTTTATGGGCGTGGGTGATTACAAAATAATCAAGGACAGCTATAAAGGCAAGGAAGTAAGCTATTATGTTGAGGCGGACCAGGCGCCGTATGCAAGGGGCGTGTTTGGCCTTACCCCCGAGATGATAAAATTCTTTTCTGACAAACTGGGCGTGGATTATCCCTGGCAGAAATACAACCAGATCGTAGGCCGTGATTATGTGAGCGGCGCTATGGAAAACACCACCAGCACCCTGCACCAGGAAGCTGCATACCAGAATGCACGGCAGTTAACAGACGGCAATGGATGGGAGACCGTCATTGCCCATGAACTGTTTCACCAGTGGTTTGGTGATTATGTAACCACCGAAAGCTGGAGCAACATCACCGTGAATGAGACCATGGCGGACTACAGCCAGACCCTGTGGATGGAATATAAGTACGGTAAAGACGCCGGGGATGATGAGAACTACCAGGGCATGACACAGTATTTTTCAAACCCCAATGAAGCGAAAAAAGACCTGGTCCGTTTTAAATACAGTAACAAGGAAGATGTATTTGACCTGGTGAGTTACCAGAAAGGCGGCCGGGTGCAGCACATGCTGCGGAATTATGTGGGAGATGATGCATACTTCAGATCACTGAACAGTTATCTGACCACCAACAAATTCAAAAGCGGCGAAGCCCACCAGATGCGCCTGGCATTTGAAGAAGTGACCGGAAAGGACCTGAGCTGGTTCTGGAATCAATGGTATTTTGGCAGTGGTCACCCCGTTGTGAAGGTCGATTATAATTACGATGTGCCCGGAAAAGTAATGGTGATCATTGAGCAGACCCAGAAAACAGACAAGGTATTCACCCTCCCCCTGGCCATTGATCTGTATAACGGCGCTGCCAAAAAAAGATACAATGTATGGGCAGAGAACAAGGTTGATACGTTCACATTCAGTTACACACAAAAACCCGACCTGGTAAATGTGGATGCTGATAAAGTGATGCTTTGGCAGAAAACAGATAACAAGACCGCTGAGAATTTCATCCACCAGCTGAAATATGCGCCGCTTTACCTGGACCGGAAAGAAGCGCTTGACTTCTTTGGCAAAAAAGCAATGCCTGAACTGGCAGAAGGGTTGAAAGACAAATATGCACCGCTCCGCAGAAGTACCATCAACAAACTAGGCACTTCCAAATTCAAAGACGATGTAAAGGTTATTGAAGCCATTGAACAGATCGCCAACACCGAAAAAAACAGGAAGACAAAAGCAGTGGCCATTTCTTTCCTGGCCAAAAAAGGAGATGCAAAATACAAAGCGCTGTTTGAAAAGAATATCAGCGACAGCAGTTACTCTGTTGCCGGTGCAGCGCTGGAAGGCCTGCAGAACCTGGAACCAGCCAAAGCCTATGAACTGGCAAAAAAATACAGCAATGATGCCAAGGGTGACCTGGGCGATGTGGTGAATGAGATCATCATGAGCGAAGGAACAGAAGCCGATTTTGACCTGGTGGCAGGCCGTTATGATAAAATGCCGCTGAGCCAGGAAAAAGTGGGAGGCAGCGCAACCTTTGCCGCTTATCTTGAAAAAGTACAGAACATTGCCAATGTGAAAAAGGGAATAGACATGATCATCAGTTTCCGCAACAAGGTACCTGAGCAGTTCAGGGGTTTTGTGGACCCTACCATTAAAGGGGGGTTGAACAAATTAGGAAAAGCGAAGGGAAAAGAGATCGAAGATTATATTGCAGCCGGAATGAAATAA
- a CDS encoding TPM domain-containing protein: MFSLFQKKEHFSAADKARIVEAIRMAEKETSGEVRVYVESKNPFVDPIDRAAQIFYKLKMQDTDHRNAVLLYVALKHHELALFADEGIYQKTGAGYWNNAVKNMIDRFSKHDIAGGIEQCVKQIGETLKEKFPYIPTEDKNELPDEIVFGS; the protein is encoded by the coding sequence ATGTTCTCCTTATTTCAAAAGAAAGAGCACTTCTCCGCCGCTGATAAAGCCCGGATCGTGGAAGCCATCCGTATGGCCGAGAAAGAGACCAGCGGGGAAGTGAGGGTTTACGTGGAAAGCAAGAACCCCTTTGTGGATCCCATTGACCGGGCGGCCCAGATCTTTTATAAATTAAAGATGCAGGATACCGACCACCGCAATGCCGTATTGCTGTATGTTGCCCTGAAGCATCATGAACTGGCACTCTTTGCCGATGAGGGCATTTACCAGAAGACAGGCGCCGGATACTGGAACAATGCGGTGAAGAACATGATCGACAGGTTCTCAAAACACGATATTGCCGGCGGTATAGAACAATGTGTGAAGCAGATCGGGGAGACCCTGAAAGAGAAATTCCCCTACATACCAACGGAAGATAAAAATGAACTGCCCGATGAGATCGTGTTTGGCAGTTAA
- a CDS encoding RNA-binding protein, which translates to MNIYVGNLSWSMTDDDLMNLFTQYGSVTSAKILKDKMNGRSKGFGFVEMEDNEAAKAAIANLNETEVQGRKLIVNESQPRPQGEGGGGGYKKRSGGGGYGGGSRGGGGYGGGNRGGGGGGYNRDY; encoded by the coding sequence ATGAACATTTATGTTGGAAATCTGAGTTGGTCAATGACTGATGATGATTTAATGAACCTATTCACACAGTACGGCAGTGTTACCAGTGCAAAAATCCTCAAAGACAAAATGAATGGCCGCAGTAAAGGCTTTGGTTTTGTTGAAATGGAAGACAATGAAGCAGCAAAAGCTGCTATTGCCAACCTGAACGAAACAGAAGTACAGGGCAGGAAACTGATCGTTAACGAATCACAGCCAAGGCCCCAGGGCGAAGGCGGTGGTGGCGGCTACAAGAAACGCAGCGGCGGCGGCGGTTACGGTGGCGGAAGCCGTGGCGGTGGCGGTTATGGTGGTGGAAACCGCGGCGGCGGTGGTGGTGGTTACAACAGGGATTATTAA
- the gap gene encoding type I glyceraldehyde-3-phosphate dehydrogenase encodes MSTVKVAINGFGRIGRLVFRQIYNMDGIDVVAINDLTSPAVLAHLLKYDSAQGRFGQNVTSTENAIVVNGHEVKVYAQKDPAQIPWGAHDVDVVIESTGFFTDKAKAEAHLTAGAKRVVISAPATGDLKTVVFNVNHAILDGSETIISCASCTTNCLAPMAKVLEEKYGIITGLMSTIHAYTNDQNTLDAPHPKGDLRRARAAAANIVPNSTGAAKAIGLVIPSLKGKLDGGAQRVPTITGSVTELYSILGKDVTVEEVNAAMKAASNESFGYTEDEIVSSDVIGISFGSLFDATQTRVIKTGDKQLVKTVSWYDNEMSYVSQLVRTVHHFAKLIK; translated from the coding sequence ATGAGTACAGTAAAAGTTGCAATCAACGGTTTTGGTCGCATCGGCCGCCTGGTATTCCGCCAGATCTATAACATGGATGGTATTGATGTGGTTGCCATCAATGATCTTACAAGCCCTGCAGTGCTTGCACATTTATTAAAGTATGACAGCGCACAGGGCCGCTTTGGTCAGAATGTGACCTCTACCGAAAATGCAATTGTGGTAAATGGCCACGAAGTGAAAGTGTATGCCCAGAAAGACCCGGCACAGATCCCCTGGGGTGCTCATGACGTGGACGTGGTGATCGAAAGCACCGGTTTCTTTACCGATAAGGCAAAAGCCGAAGCGCATCTTACCGCAGGTGCAAAAAGAGTGGTAATTTCTGCTCCCGCTACCGGCGACCTGAAGACAGTTGTGTTTAACGTAAACCATGCTATATTGGATGGCAGCGAGACCATCATCAGCTGCGCAAGCTGTACCACCAACTGCCTGGCGCCCATGGCAAAAGTGCTGGAAGAAAAATACGGCATCATCACCGGCTTAATGAGCACCATTCATGCGTATACCAACGACCAGAATACGCTGGATGCACCGCATCCGAAAGGAGACCTGCGCAGGGCAAGGGCTGCTGCGGCTAATATTGTTCCCAACAGTACCGGCGCTGCAAAAGCGATTGGACTGGTGATACCAAGCCTGAAAGGCAAACTGGATGGCGGCGCCCAGCGGGTACCAACCATTACCGGCAGTGTTACGGAGCTTTATTCTATATTGGGTAAAGATGTGACAGTAGAGGAAGTGAATGCCGCCATGAAAGCCGCCAGCAACGAAAGCTTTGGTTATACCGAAGACGAAATTGTGAGCAGCGATGTGATCGGCATCAGTTTCGGAAGTTTGTTTGATGCTACCCAGACAAGGGTGATCAAAACCGGCGACAAGCAACTGGTGAAGACCGTAAGCTGGTACGACAACGAGATGAGCTATGTATCGCAACTGGTGCGTACGGTGCATCATTTCGCCAAACTGATCAAGTAA
- a CDS encoding aldehyde dehydrogenase (NADP(+)): MFNEGSPSEIETIMQQAWNAFHVYRKFPLKQRAAFMRAIAVELENCGDALIHTAMRETNLPEARLRGERARTIFQLISYAEACEKGNWLDARIDTAIPDKTPPKPDIRKMLVPLGPVVVFGASNFPFAYSTAGGDTACAFAAGCPVIVKAHPAHAGTSELVAQAILKAASTCNMPKGIFAHVHGASFEVGKALVTHPHTKAVGFTGSYTGGKQLFDWGNQRKEPIPVFAEMGSINPVFLLPEKLKASAADIATMYAGSITLGVGQFCTNPGLIIGIESDSLQTFIHDLGKAIQKIAPAPMLHEGIVTAYKKNKGNALLQEDVHLVAESETMVKENEGLPAIATASGQAFLNNLVLHQEVFGPYSIVIRCKDMKEMIEVAKHLEGQLTSTLMATDADIKQNEELVEAVKNICGRFILNSVPTGVEVCLSMQHGGPFPASSDPRFTSVGADGIKRFARPIAFQNWSNDLLPDELKNENPLGIFRTVNNELTKSPL; the protein is encoded by the coding sequence ATGTTCAACGAAGGCAGTCCATCCGAAATAGAAACCATCATGCAGCAGGCATGGAATGCATTTCATGTCTATAGAAAATTCCCTTTAAAGCAACGGGCAGCATTCATGAGAGCCATTGCTGTTGAACTGGAGAACTGCGGCGATGCATTGATCCATACTGCCATGCGTGAGACCAATCTTCCGGAAGCAAGATTGCGTGGCGAAAGGGCAAGAACGATATTCCAGCTGATCAGTTATGCCGAAGCCTGTGAAAAAGGAAACTGGCTGGATGCAAGGATTGATACTGCCATACCGGATAAAACACCCCCCAAACCCGATATCCGGAAAATGCTGGTGCCCCTGGGCCCGGTAGTTGTGTTTGGTGCAAGTAATTTTCCCTTTGCCTATTCAACAGCCGGTGGAGATACAGCCTGTGCCTTTGCGGCCGGCTGCCCGGTGATCGTAAAAGCGCATCCAGCCCACGCCGGAACATCAGAACTTGTTGCACAGGCAATCCTCAAAGCAGCTTCAACATGCAACATGCCGAAAGGGATCTTTGCCCATGTGCATGGCGCTTCCTTTGAAGTGGGTAAAGCACTGGTAACACACCCGCACACAAAAGCCGTGGGCTTCACCGGCTCTTATACCGGCGGCAAACAATTATTCGACTGGGGCAACCAGCGCAAAGAACCCATTCCTGTTTTTGCAGAAATGGGGAGCATTAACCCTGTGTTTCTGTTGCCTGAAAAATTAAAAGCATCTGCTGCTGATATTGCAACCATGTATGCCGGTTCCATTACCTTAGGTGTTGGACAGTTCTGCACAAATCCGGGGCTGATCATTGGCATAGAGAGCGATTCTCTTCAAACCTTTATTCACGACCTGGGAAAAGCTATCCAGAAAATCGCCCCGGCTCCTATGTTGCATGAAGGAATTGTAACAGCGTATAAAAAAAACAAGGGCAATGCATTGCTGCAGGAAGATGTTCACCTGGTTGCTGAAAGCGAAACCATGGTAAAAGAAAATGAAGGGCTTCCTGCTATCGCTACTGCAAGCGGGCAGGCTTTTTTAAACAACCTTGTTCTTCACCAGGAAGTATTTGGCCCCTACTCCATTGTCATCCGGTGCAAAGACATGAAAGAGATGATCGAAGTAGCAAAGCATTTAGAAGGCCAATTGACGTCCACCCTGATGGCAACCGATGCCGACATAAAACAAAACGAAGAACTGGTGGAAGCCGTAAAAAATATCTGCGGACGCTTTATTTTAAACAGCGTTCCTACCGGTGTGGAGGTTTGCCTGAGCATGCAGCATGGCGGACCATTCCCTGCCAGCAGCGATCCAAGGTTTACATCGGTTGGCGCTGATGGCATCAAACGTTTTGCGAGGCCCATTGCCTTTCAGAACTGGAGCAACGACCTGTTGCCGGATGAACTGAAGAATGAGAACCCGCTGGGGATATTCCGGACGGTGAATAATGAACTAACGAAATCTCCTCTATGA
- a CDS encoding 50S ribosomal protein L9, giving the protein MQVILIQDVNNLGGVNELVTVKNGYGRNYLIPQKFAVEASPSNIKMMEEKKKQQAKKEAKLLAELNSVISVLKEGALKIGAKTGTSGKIFGSVTSVQIARAIKDQKGYEIDRRRISIIDEVKELGTYKAKIDFGNGNEAEVDFEVVAE; this is encoded by the coding sequence ATGCAGGTAATATTAATACAGGATGTAAACAATTTAGGTGGCGTTAACGAATTGGTTACTGTTAAGAATGGTTACGGTCGTAATTATCTTATTCCCCAGAAATTCGCTGTTGAAGCCAGTCCTTCCAACATTAAAATGATGGAAGAAAAAAAGAAGCAACAGGCTAAAAAAGAAGCCAAATTATTGGCGGAATTAAACAGCGTGATATCTGTTTTAAAAGAAGGAGCACTGAAGATCGGTGCAAAAACCGGTACCAGTGGGAAGATATTTGGCAGCGTAACCTCTGTTCAGATCGCACGGGCGATCAAAGACCAGAAAGGATACGAGATCGACCGCCGCCGCATTTCGATCATTGATGAAGTGAAAGAATTGGGTACCTACAAGGCAAAAATTGATTTCGGGAACGGAAACGAAGCAGAAGTTGATTTTGAAGTGGTAGCCGAGTGA